In Desulfurellaceae bacterium, the genomic stretch CCCGCTCGGGCAGCTTGTCGGGGTCAAGCCCGGCGGCCTCAATCGACTGCCGAATCATATTGGTCTCCAGGCCGCTGAAGGCTTTGGTCAGCGTGATGCCGTCCATGTTTGTTCCGACAATCAGGCGCTTATAGGCTTCCGGGGCCATGCTCTCCTGGGTGGCGATGAAACGTGTGCCCATATAGGCCAGGTTGCAGCCCAGCGCTTCGGCGGCGTGGAGAGCCGTGCCGTCAGCCACCCCGCCGGCCAGGACAAGCGGGCCGTCAAAGACTTCCCGGACCTGGCGGACAAAGGCGAAGGGGTTGGCCCAGCCGGTCTGGCCGCCGGCTCCTGCGGTCAGGAGGATCAGGCCGTCCGAGCCGGCGGCCAGGGCTTTTTCCACGTGGCGCATGCTGGCCACGTCGGCATACACCACGCCGCCGTAGTCGTGGATGGGCTCGATGATGGCGTGCGGGCTGCCGACACTGGCGATGACCAGCTCGATCCGGTGCTTTCTGACCAGTCCCAGATCGTCTTCCAGACGCGAGTTTGAGCGGTGCACAATCAGATTTGCGCACGCTGGCGCAACCGGCCGCTCAGGGTGGGCGGCCCGGAAATCGCTCAGCCGCCGGGTGATCTGGGCAAACCAGTCGTCCAACTGCTCAACAGTCCGACAGTTGGCGGTCGGGAAGGCGCCGATAACGCCGGCCTGACAGGCCTCAATGACCAGCTCCGGGCCGGAGACCAGGAACATCGGGGCGGCGATCAGGGGCAGACACAAACGGTCGTCAAACTGGGCGGGAATGGACACGCGGACTTCTCCTTTGGGCGGCGTCGCCCCAGGGGCAGGCTGAACGGGATTTGAGGGCTGTTAGCGCCGCAGAATGGCCAGACTGCCGTCGCCAAAGTCACCCCAGCCGGTCACCAAGCCGACCTGGGCGTCTGGCACTTGACGCTGGCCGCAGTCGTGGCGCAGCTGACGGGTAGCCTCGACCACGTGGTTGAGGCCGGCCACATGGGCTTCCGAGTGCAGGCCGCCGTGGGTGTTCATCGGCAGCTCGCCGCCAAGTTCCAGACGCTGGTCTTTGACAAAGTCTGCGCCCTCACCCGGCTGACACAGACCCAGGGCTTCGAGTTGCAGCAGCACGACATAGGTAAAGCAGTCGTAGACCTCGATGAAGTCGAGGTCCTGGCGGTCGATCTCGGCCATCTGCAGCGCCTTGGGGGTGGCAAAGCTGAGCCCGATCTTGAACGGATCGGGCCGGGCCGGAATATCGTCGGCCGGGTAGGGGTGGCCCTCGGCCAGACCCGCAATATACACCGGCGAGTGTGGGCAGTCGGCGGCCCGCTCGGCGGCCGAGATCACCACCGCACAGGCGCCGTCCGTCTCCAGGCAGCAGTCGAACAGGCGAAACGGTTTGGCCACCCAGCGCGCGTTCAGATAATCCTCCATGGTCAGCGGCCGGCCGCACATATAGGCTTTGTCGTTGAGCTGGGCGTGCTTGCGCGATGCGATGGCAATGGCCCCGGTGGCTTCGTCCGGGACTCCGTACAGGGCCTTGTGGCGGGTGGCCATCCAGGCGTACCACTGGACCGGAACCGAGGCGCCAAAGGGCAGGTAGTACTCGTTGATGGTGGTCATCAGCGCGCCCAGGGCGCCGCTCATGCTGTTGCCTTTGTCGCTACCCAGGCTGCGCACCCGCGCGCCCGAGTAGCCCTTCCAGCCAAACGGCACCAGCACGTGGCGGGCCACACCACAGGCCACGGCCAGGGCCGCGCTCTGCAGCGCAGTCACCGAGCTGGCGCCGCCCATATGCACCGTGGCGGCGTAGCGCAGGTCTTCAACGCCGAGGTTGGCCGCAAAATGTTCGGCCGTGGCAAACGGCGTCGGAGGCGGGATGATGCCGTCAATGTCGTGGGGGCTGAGACCGGCGTCGGCAATCGCGTGCATCGACGCCTCCAGCATGAGGCTGAACTCTTTTTTATCGGTGCCGCGGGTGTAGGCGGTCTCTCCAACACCGGTGATACACGCCTGATCTTTGAGTGACTGCATGGCTTCCTCCTGCTCCGCAGGTCTGAGTGCTCTCTACATAGCGGGGCGTCCGTCACAACTCAAGGATCAGGCGGGCGGGGACAGCGCCGGCCGTGTTTGCTATGCTCGGGCGACCCACGCACACGAGAGGACCCCCAGCTATGGCACAGCAGATGTTTGGCATGCACAAATCGTTCATTTCCGAGGTCACTCCTCCGTCGGGCATATCCGGGCCGGCGTGGTGGTTTGGCTTTCACCGCAACCGCCTGCTGGTGCAGGTCTCCGACGCTGGGTTGGCCGTCCCGTATATCGAGCGGTTTACCGAGTTGGGCCTGACCGCCACGCAGCAGTACTATCTCGGCCGTTACGAGGGCCGGCCGTGCTACGCGGTAGACGTGGCGGAAGACACCGCTCCCAATGGTATGGACTTCAAGGACTTGCGCCAGGTGTACGGCTCGCTGGAGGAAGACCTGTTCGTCTTGGGCGGTCGGGCGGTCCAGATTGTGGAGTGGGACCGTAACCACCAGTACTGCGGCCGGTGCGGCAGCAAGACCTACACCAAGGATAATGAGCGGGCCAAGGCTTGTCGTGAGTGCAAGCTGATGAATTTCCCGCGTCTGTCACCCGCAGTCATCATGGCGGTTGAGAGGGGCGACCAGCTGCTGCTGGCCCGCTCGGCGCATTTTCCCACCGGTCTGTACAGCGTTCTGGCCGGTTTTGTGGAGCCGGGCGAGACGATTGAGGAGTGCGTGGTGCGGGAGGTTCGGGAAGAGGTCGGTATCACGGTCGGCAAGGTGCGCTACGTGGCCAGTCAGCCGTGGCCGTTTCCGAACTCGCTGATGCTGGGCTTTAGCGCCGAGTACCTCGACGGAGAGATCAAACCCGACCCGGTCGAGATTGCCGAGGCCGGCTGGTTCACCGTCGATACACTGCCGTCCATCCCGGGCCGGATCAGCATTGCCCGACGGCTGATCGACCGGTTTGTGGAAAAGCAGGGCGGGTAGGATGGGTTCTGGCACCGTCCAGACATTGCCGGCACGATCTGTGGCGGTCGGCTGAATCCCATCCGCCCGAGCGACAGGTCAAGCCCGCTGCCGGTGCAGGACCTCGCACAACGCCTCACCGTACGAGCACGAATTGCGTCTGCTGGCCAATATTTTGGTGACGCAAGATCATTCCAAGCCCTCGGAGATCTCCCCGCACTGATCGGACTTGACCGAAGATGTGTCCCGGCTACAATCCGATCATGCATTTGTCCGGGTGATTGTGAATATACGTCTCTTGAGCAAGAGCAATTAAGGACAGTGACTTCATGTCCACAGAACTCTCTGGCAAAGATCTCCATCTTTCGAGTCTGGCGATCATAGGGTTTCGGGGGATCGAAGACCTTTCGATCCCCCGTTTAGGCCGCGTGACGCTCTTCGTGGGGAAGAACGGAGTCGGTAAGACCACTCTGCTTGAGGCCGTCCGTCTCTATGCTGCGCGCGGGCATGATTCTCTTTTCGCGAATATATTGCGGAATCGTGAAGAGATGGCTGACACTGTCGATGAGGACGGCGACAAAAGGCTTGCGCCCGATTGGGAGGCTCTCTTCCATGGTCGGCACGCCTCATCAGATGCTTGTATCTCAATAGGTCCGATTATTAGGACAGAACAGCTCTACATT encodes the following:
- a CDS encoding nitronate monooxygenase, which produces MSIPAQFDDRLCLPLIAAPMFLVSGPELVIEACQAGVIGAFPTANCRTVEQLDDWFAQITRRLSDFRAAHPERPVAPACANLIVHRSNSRLEDDLGLVRKHRIELVIASVGSPHAIIEPIHDYGGVVYADVASMRHVEKALAAGSDGLILLTAGAGGQTGWANPFAFVRQVREVFDGPLVLAGGVADGTALHAAEALGCNLAYMGTRFIATQESMAPEAYKRLIVGTNMDGITLTKAFSGLETNMIRQSIEAAGLDPDKLPER
- the nudC gene encoding NAD(+) diphosphatase, translating into MAQQMFGMHKSFISEVTPPSGISGPAWWFGFHRNRLLVQVSDAGLAVPYIERFTELGLTATQQYYLGRYEGRPCYAVDVAEDTAPNGMDFKDLRQVYGSLEEDLFVLGGRAVQIVEWDRNHQYCGRCGSKTYTKDNERAKACRECKLMNFPRLSPAVIMAVERGDQLLLARSAHFPTGLYSVLAGFVEPGETIEECVVREVREEVGITVGKVRYVASQPWPFPNSLMLGFSAEYLDGEIKPDPVEIAEAGWFTVDTLPSIPGRISIARRLIDRFVEKQGG